A window of Streptomyces sp. SAI-127 contains these coding sequences:
- a CDS encoding SDR family NAD(P)-dependent oxidoreductase has translation MNRFHGRVVAITGAAQGLGLAMATRFAAEGATVALADVNEQALAEAVETIADSHDAQLRTDVVDVTDSAQVDAWVAGITAGLGRLDVLVNNAGIIRDNRVEDITDDDWHAVIDVSLTGGFHCARAAFGPMKTQGYGRIISFSSMSWRGNFGQTNYVAAKAGIVGMTRTLALEGARHGITANAIAPGLIETPMLASMNGPARDKLTNKVPMRHTGRPEDIAEAAAFLASEAAGYITGIVLDVDGGISIGSSIR, from the coding sequence GTGAATCGCTTCCACGGACGCGTCGTCGCCATCACCGGCGCCGCACAAGGCCTCGGCCTCGCCATGGCGACCCGGTTCGCCGCCGAGGGCGCCACCGTCGCGCTGGCCGACGTCAACGAACAGGCCCTCGCCGAAGCGGTCGAGACCATCGCCGACTCCCATGACGCGCAACTCCGCACCGACGTGGTGGACGTGACCGACTCCGCACAGGTCGATGCCTGGGTCGCCGGCATCACCGCCGGTCTCGGCCGCCTCGACGTGCTGGTCAACAACGCCGGCATCATCCGCGACAACCGGGTCGAGGACATCACCGACGACGACTGGCACGCGGTCATCGACGTCAGCCTCACCGGCGGCTTCCACTGTGCCCGTGCCGCGTTCGGGCCCATGAAAACCCAGGGCTACGGACGCATCATCAGCTTCTCCTCCATGTCATGGCGCGGGAACTTCGGCCAGACCAACTACGTGGCCGCCAAGGCCGGCATCGTCGGCATGACCCGCACGCTCGCGCTCGAGGGCGCCCGCCACGGCATCACCGCCAACGCCATTGCTCCCGGCCTCATCGAGACACCGATGCTCGCCTCGATGAACGGCCCGGCGCGCGACAAGCTCACGAACAAGGTCCCGATGCGGCACACCGGCAGGCCCGAGGACATCGCCGAAGCCGCAGCCTTCCTCGCCAGCGAAGCCGCCGGCTACATCACCGGCATCGTCCTGGACGTGGACGGCGGCATCTCCATCGGATCCTCGATCCGGTAG